From Polynucleobacter ibericus:
TGCCACTTAGGCATATAGTGATCCATTAACTGGATAAATCGATCGTTATGCGACGGCTCTAACAAATGAACCAGCTCGTGAACAACAACATATTCTAAGCACTCTCGGGGCTTTTTTGCCAAATCCGTATTCAATCGAATGGTTCTGGCATGGGGATTACAACTACCCCATTTAGTTTTCATGCGTCTCACAAAAAAACCATTCACCTGAACACCAATTTTCTTTTCCCACTTCTGTAAGATGCCCGGGAGAGCTTCAGCAAGTTGAACCCTATACCAAGAATCAAGCAATTCATGCTTCTTATCTTCATGCCAGGCCGGACGAACCCGAACAATTATGTGCTTATGATTTAGCGAGATTGACGCTGCAACATCGCTTTTAATCACTTTCATCAAATAGCGTTCGCCCCAAACATAATGACTTTCGCGATTGATAATTTCACGTGGCGTCTCGCGATCTTGTGACTTCATTAGCGCCTGCTGTTGACGAATCCAGCCAACCTTGGCAACAGTAAATACACGAATGGTATCCAGTTCCATGTGTATTGGGGCTGAAATAGTAACGCGCCCAACCGGTGGATGCACGCTAAGGTGCACATTCTTAATATTTTTACGGACAACTTCCACAGTCATCTCACCAATTTGAATCTGCGATTTCATCAGTATTCAGTCTGGGCAACAATGATAGAAAAAATACGCTCTACTTCAGCCTGGTCATTCCCAAGAATGGGCATAAGCGCAGCCTTTATTACCCTCTCCTTGGCCAAATTTCCCCGGAAGGAGTCGGGTCGAACATGCTTCACCATCGCATCAATTTGGAGTGCCAGCACTTCATTGCCGCCTAGGTTATTAAATAAGGCTCTTTTACCGGCGGTGTTAAGTGCAATCGGAGTATCTTTCGCCGCACCAACCTGAACTTGCTTGGCAATATCAGCAATCCGCTTTAAAAATTCCTCATAACTTATCTGTTGCTGGCGTAAATGATCCAAGACTTCTATCAATAAGACTGACATCTTGTCGTAGAACGCTGGGTCATTGAGGTGTTTTTTTATAATTTTGCTTCGAATATTATTAGCAATGGTTTCCGCAACTGACTGTGAATTTTTCTTAATGCCTTTTGGTAGATTATTAATGGCTTCAGCGATTCCACTTTTAACGATCAGATCTAGAAGGCCCGTTTCGCCAAAATCAGATATTTCTCTCGGCTCTGAAGCCTCAATATATGTGTCAATTAAATGGCGCATATCTGCCTCATATGCCTTTAGGTCAATAGTTTCGCCGCTAGCCTGGCGAATAATCTCGCGTAACTTCAAATAGACATCGATTTCACGTTTAATCTTCTCGATTTCAGTTTGGGTATAGCCTGCCTTAGACATTTCATCCGCAATATTCGCATATGCACGAACCAATGCTACCGTCGCCTGATAGAGTGCAACGCGTTGTGGTTCTGTAGCCTTGAGATCATCGACTTTTTCAGTATTCCCGCAAAAGTAGTGAATATGCTCCAACTCCCCTTGCGGTGGCTGCACTGGCTCGCACAATAATGCAATTCCCTCTAAGGCCCCATCCAGTCGTTGACGACCTTTCTTCAACCGATCTTGCAAAATGATATCGGGGCTGCCTCCCCCCACCTCATCATGATCAACTTCTGAGGTGTATACAGAAATTGCACCCTGTACTTTATTAAACAAATCTTTGTAATCGACAATATAGCCAAAGGGCTTGTCGTCTCCATCGAGACGATTAGTTCGACAAATGGCTTGGAATAAGCCATGGTCTTGCATGGATTTATCGATATACAGATAGGTGCAATGTGGAGCGTCAAACCCGGTAAGCAATTTATCTACCACAATCAATAAGCGCATATTCGCAGGCTGATCTTTGAATAAATTCTTAGCCCAGTCCTCGTAGGTCTCGGTTTTACTCTTGTTGGGGGCTGGCTCAACTTCTTTAAGTAGCGCAGTGTAAGTGTTATACAAAAACTGCTTATCCGTCTCGCTATTTGCCCCGGTCTCTTCTAGAGTCACATCCTGAGCTTGAGGGTTGTAAGAGGTGATAACTGCGCATTTTCCTTTAAATACTGTCTTTTGAAATAGTTCGTAGTACTTACAGGCATCGTAAATACTCGCCGCTACAAGAATTGCGTTACCTCTCTCGCTTGATAATCGCGGCTTAACACCAAAATCAAATACGATGTCGCTTACTATTCGCTCCATTCGTGAACGCGAGCTAACTACGTTTTGCATTGTTCCCCACTGATTACGCAACGCAGCTTTCTGCCAATTATTTAGCCCCTTAGTCTTCGCCTCAAACCATGCATCAACCTTGTCTTGAGAGCCAAGACTTTGCTCAACATCACGGGCTTCATAAATAAGATCAAGTACGACCCCGTCCTCTACCCCCTCATCAAACTTATAGGTGTGGATATAACCGCCAAAAACCTCAAGAGTTGTCGCCTTGTCTTCCTTAAGCAATGGTGTACCAGTAAAACCAATAAAGACTGCTCCGGGTAGCATCGCTTTCATAAGCTGATTTAGCTTTCCGCTTTGCGTGCGGTGGCATTCATCCACGAAAACAAATAGCTCACCCACAGCAAGGGGTGGCTGCTTCTTTAACTCTTCAATGAAAGCATCAAAATTTTCAACACCCTGCTTACCAAATTTATGTACAAGAGAACAAAGCAATCGAGGCTTAGCCTGCCCTAGCTGCTTCATTAGATCCTGACTGCTATTGGTGCGGTGAATATCTTCACCGCTGCCTTTGAATACGCCCTCAATCTGCTTGTCTAGCTCATCCCGATCTGTCAATATCAGAATACGAGCATTAGGCTTATTCTCAAGTATCCATTTCGCCAGCAATACCATCACAATGCTCTTACCGCTACCTTGCGTATGCCAAATAATGCCGCTCTTGTAGGAGTTGACATTGCTTTGCGCAGCCTTGATACCAAAATATTGGTGAACACGAGGCAGCTTTTTAATGCCACCATCAAAAAGAACAAAGTCGTGAATCAGCTCGAGCAAGCGCTGTTTAGAACACATCTTAAGCAGATATTTATCCAACTTAAAGAGCTTGTTATCAGCCTCATCCTCTTTCCAGCCTAAAAAGAACTTCTCTTCTGTGCCGATTGTTCCGTAACGAAGTCCTTCGGAATCATTTCCAGCAAAGACGATTTGCACTGTTGAGAAAAACCACTCATTGAAGTCTTTTCTCTGATTGGAGAGTAATTGTCGAATACCATCGCCAATGGATGTGCGACTATTTTTTAGCTCAATAACTCCAACTGCTATGCCATTAACGTACAAGACTAAATCTGGGCGACGCTCTAAATTGCCCCGTAAGGTGACTTCCTCAGCTATCGAGAAATCATTATTTTCTGGATGGCTCCAGTCAATGAATTTAACTGTATCTGAAACAGAGCTAGCGTCGACCTTAACGTCAACACCGTAGCGCAATAAGCTGTAGACCGCTTTATTGTTGTCATACAGACTGCGGTTTGGATTATTTGCTTCGGCTCTTAAAAAATATATTGCGCGACTAATTTGATCGGCAGTGTAACCGCGTGATATGAGATGGGCGACAAGCAAATCTTCCTCAATATTGCTATTTGTTTGATCACTTTTATCACCAAGATATCTGTAACCCAGTTCTCTTTTAAATAGCGAAACAACTCTGTTTTGCGTAGCCCTCTCTGGCAATCCAATGGTACTCATATCAAGCGTGTCTTTCCTGTGAGTAATTCTTGCATCATGCCTTGTTTTAGGAGGGCGGTTTTTTCGCGGCGAGCTTCCAAAGAGGCTAGCTCTTGATCCATATTCGATAGAACATCTGCAATTGCAATCTGTTCAAGCGGGTCACAAGGCATGAAAATTTCAAACGCCTTAACATCAAATGAATTAACTGAATCGAAGGTTGACCCCTTGGAATGCTTCACCCATGTAGGCTCAAGAAAAATAAGACTGTGATATAAAAAATTATTACCAAAACGAATAGCGCAAACGCCTCTACCAATGCAAATATCAAACATGGCAAGAGAAATTTCTCCAACTGGCGCACGAACAGACATCAAAATATCTCCAATATTCCCTCGCTTTGTAATTTGCGAGGTATAGATTCGCTTTATTGTCTTTCTATTATGAATATCCGCATTACCCTGAATTAAAGGCAGCCCAATCCCATTCGTGTTGTAATTAGAGGAGCTCGGGGACTGCCCCATTACTATCTGCGTAATATCTTCTAACCTCTTTACCTCCCACTCATCACTAAACCCAGGTAGTCGTTTTTTCCCAGTTAAGAGTTGCTGCCCAGCAGCTTTTTTTAAATTTCGTTTCTTAGTAATAAGGCGATCGAGTGAGTCTAATAAAGCATCCACATCAGAGAGGGTTGTTGCGATTGCAACTTGTTCAGCTATCTTTGGAAGTAGCACGGGCAGCTTGTGCTGGGCTTGAATTCCAATATATGAGCGGGTTCCTCCTTCAGCCAAACTCTTCAAGACGGCTTGAAAAGCAGGGCTATCAAAATAATGTCTGAGGAAAATATTATTTAACCTTGAATTATCAACTACACGATAGTAAGTAACCTGTGGTGTAAGCATTATGTAGTCAAATGGAATATCACCAACAATCGCAGTATTTCCAATGGTTGCTTTATGTGTAAGCAATACATCGCCAGTGATTGAAAAACCTTTTTGCAAGGTATCCGCCTGCTCTTTTCGGATATAAGAACAATTTTGTAAATTGACATTACCGTTGCGAACATTATTTGCCATTACGAATGGGATCCCGTACTGAACAAAATCTTCGCTTTTCGGATGTATGTTGCCATGATTACCATCAAGCGGTTTTTCAATTATTTTATTTTTAATTAAATCTCCCACAGAGAGACTTAACCAATCATATGGAATTTCATCCACTTCAGCTTGTCTGTAACCAGCCCTCACTTCCATGCTAGCCCCATCTTCTTAAGATGTTCATCTACTCGCTTTGACATTGCCTCTGCTTCATCGGCGATCTGGGGTAATGGTTTTTCATAGCGTTCCGCCAGTTCACGAACGCGCCCCGTTAGAGTTTGAGAGACCCGACCTAATTCATCTTGTACTGAAACCGCTAGGGCCGTAATCCACTTATCTTCTACTACCATAATTTTGATGTCGCCTTCACTTAGCTGACCGTATTTAGCAAGAACCTTGGTGAATAATGCCTCGTGAGCCTCTTTAATTCTGGCATTTGCATCTGACTCTTGCTCTACTAGGGCGAGGTAATCTTGCAATGCTTTGTGCTCTTCATCGACATCTTTCTCTGTTTTGATTTCTTTTAACCTTGCAGTTGCGGATGCTTTGGTTAATTTGTCCTTTTCGTTTTTTGCTTCTTCTAATAAGCCGCCTTCACCAGCATGTTCTTCAGCCATCTCTTCTAATTGATTCTCAAGGATGGCCAATTGAGATTCCAACTCATCAATAGCGAACTGTTCATTTTTAAAGTAGCGAGCAATTAGCAGTGCAGACGGAATGAGCTCCGCAGCATATTTCTTTTTGCCCGCAATAAAATCGACATCAATCTTATTCTTTTTGCCCTTTTCCTCAATGATAAGTTTAGGCTGCGCAGAATCGATCCAACCATCGGCAGATATAAGGTAGCAGTCATCCTGCATTGCCTTGTCCCAGAAATCCATTAGGTGCTGGTAGATGTCATAGCAATCAAGCAAGAGGGAATTTTCAAATACCTCCAAAAGAGATTCAGAAATAGATTCAATTAAGGCTTTTGGGTGGCCATCCTTATCAAAACTTTTTAATAATGAAACATTAGCTGCCTTCCAATCGGCAAACAACTTGGTTGCCTTTGCATTAAATGTCGTGAACTCCGGATGGCCAAAGATTGCAGGCTTGATATCGCCAGCTGCAATATTTAGCTGACTATAGCCGGGGCGATCCTCTTTAAATAATGCTGCCCGAACCGCAGGAATGACATCCCAATAGGGTTTTAGATTATCTAAGTCACGATTAGGAATGCCGCCGCGTAAGTGCCCTTCAATATCTTGCAGGTCTTCAGCCTCCGTGCCGTCGATGTAACGTGGCAAATTTAGGTTGTAATCGTTTTTTTCATCGCTAATTTCGCTTACTGGAACCATGCGTGCAAAACCCGGAGTTTCTATCTGCTTGGTGAAGATATCAACGATGCGGTGAAGATCTTGTTCGCGCAGTCGATTCTTAGGGCCATCCTTACGAAACCCCTTAGAGGCATCGATCATAAAGATGCCTTTACGTGCATTTGCACCTTCCTTATCAAGCAAAATGATGCAGGCAGGAATACCCGTTCCATAAAACAAGTTCCCAGGCAATCCAATAATTGCCTTAATCAGGCCACGTTGAATAAGGTTCTTTCTGATCACTCCTTCTGCATTACCCCTAAATAAAACGCCATGTGGCAAGATACATGCACCCTTACCGGTAGGCTTAATAGATCGAAGGATATGAAGTAGATACGCATAGTCCCCTTGTTTGCTTGGCGGAACTCCATACCCCTCAAACCGACCATAAGGATCCTTATCAGGCGTTAACCCAGTGCTCCAGCGTTTATCGCTAAAGGGTGGATTAGCAACAACATAATCAAATGTTTTCAGGGCTGTGCCATCGGTAAATAATGGATTGGCCAATGTATTACCCTGTTTAATATCTGCAGTCGCATAGTCATGCAGGATCATATTCATACGCGCAAGTCCGGCCGTTGCGTTATCTTTTTCCTGCCCGTAAAGCGTGACCTTTACATCTTTACCACGCTGTGCTTCATCACCAATCTTTAATAGCAGGGAGCCCGAGCCACATGTCGGGTCATAGACCGTAGTTTCATTGGTCGTCTTTGCATTACGAATACCCAATATCTGAGCCATGATTCGGCTAACCTCGGCTGGGGTGTAAAACTGCCCCTTACTCTTACCACTTTCAGTTGCAAAGTGGCGCATGAGGTACTCATAGGCATCACCAAGAAGATCGTCGCCGTCAGCGCGATTTTGAGAAAAATCTAAAGCTGGATTTTCAAAGATAGCAATTAAGTTAGTAAGTCGATCAACCTTTTC
This genomic window contains:
- a CDS encoding M48 family metallopeptidase, whose protein sequence is MKSQIQIGEMTVEVVRKNIKNVHLSVHPPVGRVTISAPIHMELDTIRVFTVAKVGWIRQQQALMKSQDRETPREIINRESHYVWGERYLMKVIKSDVAASISLNHKHIIVRVRPAWHEDKKHELLDSWYRVQLAEALPGILQKWEKKIGVQVNGFFVRRMKTKWGSCNPHARTIRLNTDLAKKPRECLEYVVVHELVHLLEPSHNDRFIQLMDHYMPKWQSHRQLLNSLPVRHESWAY
- a CDS encoding type I restriction endonuclease subunit R, with the translated sequence MSTIGLPERATQNRVVSLFKRELGYRYLGDKSDQTNSNIEEDLLVAHLISRGYTADQISRAIYFLRAEANNPNRSLYDNNKAVYSLLRYGVDVKVDASSVSDTVKFIDWSHPENNDFSIAEEVTLRGNLERRPDLVLYVNGIAVGVIELKNSRTSIGDGIRQLLSNQRKDFNEWFFSTVQIVFAGNDSEGLRYGTIGTEEKFFLGWKEDEADNKLFKLDKYLLKMCSKQRLLELIHDFVLFDGGIKKLPRVHQYFGIKAAQSNVNSYKSGIIWHTQGSGKSIVMVLLAKWILENKPNARILILTDRDELDKQIEGVFKGSGEDIHRTNSSQDLMKQLGQAKPRLLCSLVHKFGKQGVENFDAFIEELKKQPPLAVGELFVFVDECHRTQSGKLNQLMKAMLPGAVFIGFTGTPLLKEDKATTLEVFGGYIHTYKFDEGVEDGVVLDLIYEARDVEQSLGSQDKVDAWFEAKTKGLNNWQKAALRNQWGTMQNVVSSRSRMERIVSDIVFDFGVKPRLSSERGNAILVAASIYDACKYYELFQKTVFKGKCAVITSYNPQAQDVTLEETGANSETDKQFLYNTYTALLKEVEPAPNKSKTETYEDWAKNLFKDQPANMRLLIVVDKLLTGFDAPHCTYLYIDKSMQDHGLFQAICRTNRLDGDDKPFGYIVDYKDLFNKVQGAISVYTSEVDHDEVGGGSPDIILQDRLKKGRQRLDGALEGIALLCEPVQPPQGELEHIHYFCGNTEKVDDLKATEPQRVALYQATVALVRAYANIADEMSKAGYTQTEIEKIKREIDVYLKLREIIRQASGETIDLKAYEADMRHLIDTYIEASEPREISDFGETGLLDLIVKSGIAEAINNLPKGIKKNSQSVAETIANNIRSKIIKKHLNDPAFYDKMSVLLIEVLDHLRQQQISYEEFLKRIADIAKQVQVGAAKDTPIALNTAGKRALFNNLGGNEVLALQIDAMVKHVRPDSFRGNLAKERVIKAALMPILGNDQAEVERIFSIIVAQTEY
- a CDS encoding restriction endonuclease subunit S, yielding MEVRAGYRQAEVDEIPYDWLSLSVGDLIKNKIIEKPLDGNHGNIHPKSEDFVQYGIPFVMANNVRNGNVNLQNCSYIRKEQADTLQKGFSITGDVLLTHKATIGNTAIVGDIPFDYIMLTPQVTYYRVVDNSRLNNIFLRHYFDSPAFQAVLKSLAEGGTRSYIGIQAQHKLPVLLPKIAEQVAIATTLSDVDALLDSLDRLITKKRNLKKAAGQQLLTGKKRLPGFSDEWEVKRLEDITQIVMGQSPSSSNYNTNGIGLPLIQGNADIHNRKTIKRIYTSQITKRGNIGDILMSVRAPVGEISLAMFDICIGRGVCAIRFGNNFLYHSLIFLEPTWVKHSKGSTFDSVNSFDVKAFEIFMPCDPLEQIAIADVLSNMDQELASLEARREKTALLKQGMMQELLTGKTRLI
- a CDS encoding type I restriction-modification system subunit M; the encoded protein is MAIKKSELYSSLWQSCDELRGGMDASQYKDYVLVLLFLKYVSDKFSGKPYAPIVIPPGASFTDMVALKGKSDIGDQINKKILGPLALANKLSDMPDFNDPAKLGDGKEKVDRLTNLIAIFENPALDFSQNRADGDDLLGDAYEYLMRHFATESGKSKGQFYTPAEVSRIMAQILGIRNAKTTNETTVYDPTCGSGSLLLKIGDEAQRGKDVKVTLYGQEKDNATAGLARMNMILHDYATADIKQGNTLANPLFTDGTALKTFDYVVANPPFSDKRWSTGLTPDKDPYGRFEGYGVPPSKQGDYAYLLHILRSIKPTGKGACILPHGVLFRGNAEGVIRKNLIQRGLIKAIIGLPGNLFYGTGIPACIILLDKEGANARKGIFMIDASKGFRKDGPKNRLREQDLHRIVDIFTKQIETPGFARMVPVSEISDEKNDYNLNLPRYIDGTEAEDLQDIEGHLRGGIPNRDLDNLKPYWDVIPAVRAALFKEDRPGYSQLNIAAGDIKPAIFGHPEFTTFNAKATKLFADWKAANVSLLKSFDKDGHPKALIESISESLLEVFENSLLLDCYDIYQHLMDFWDKAMQDDCYLISADGWIDSAQPKLIIEEKGKKNKIDVDFIAGKKKYAAELIPSALLIARYFKNEQFAIDELESQLAILENQLEEMAEEHAGEGGLLEEAKNEKDKLTKASATARLKEIKTEKDVDEEHKALQDYLALVEQESDANARIKEAHEALFTKVLAKYGQLSEGDIKIMVVEDKWITALAVSVQDELGRVSQTLTGRVRELAERYEKPLPQIADEAEAMSKRVDEHLKKMGLAWK